A stretch of the Glutamicibacter sp. JL.03c genome encodes the following:
- a CDS encoding M20 metallopeptidase family protein, whose amino-acid sequence MTPADFASDAQTILPELIELRRALHADPELGLDLPRTQQKVLDALDGLPLEIATGTRTSSVTAVLRGALPGPTVLLRGDMDALPILEETDLDFASANGNMHACGHDLHTAGLVGAAKLLAARQNELHGSVIFMFQPGEEGHGGAKIMLEEGLLNAAGEPPVAAYAIHVGPGPRGLFATRGGPVAAGSNQLTVKLKGRGGHGSQPHQTLDPVPAAAELVLALQSFVTRRFNAFDPVVLSITRLSTGDGAINVIPESVELAATIRTMSHDSLAVLEEGLPRVIHGVAAAHELTADVSFETLYPVTVNDAAETEAALETLREIYGEQRVAVMPSPMMGSEDFAFVLDEVPGTFIGLLTSPPEMKADDIEWNHSPRVVFDDSVLADQAAALAAIAFKRTAS is encoded by the coding sequence ATGACCCCTGCTGACTTCGCCTCTGACGCGCAAACGATCCTCCCTGAACTGATCGAGCTGCGGCGCGCATTGCATGCGGATCCCGAGCTCGGCCTCGACCTGCCTCGCACCCAGCAGAAGGTGCTCGATGCCCTCGATGGGCTGCCGCTGGAAATCGCCACCGGCACCCGCACCAGCTCGGTGACCGCAGTGCTCCGTGGAGCACTGCCCGGCCCGACGGTCCTGCTGCGCGGCGATATGGATGCTTTGCCGATCCTTGAAGAAACCGATCTGGACTTCGCCTCTGCCAACGGCAACATGCACGCCTGCGGGCATGATCTGCATACAGCCGGACTGGTTGGCGCGGCAAAGCTCCTCGCAGCGCGGCAGAACGAACTTCATGGCTCGGTCATCTTCATGTTCCAGCCGGGCGAAGAAGGCCATGGCGGCGCCAAGATCATGCTCGAAGAGGGGCTGCTCAACGCAGCCGGCGAACCTCCGGTTGCCGCCTACGCGATCCATGTAGGCCCCGGTCCGCGAGGACTCTTCGCAACTCGGGGCGGCCCGGTAGCCGCCGGGTCAAACCAGCTAACCGTGAAGCTGAAGGGACGCGGCGGACATGGCTCGCAACCTCACCAGACCCTGGATCCGGTACCGGCAGCCGCGGAGCTCGTCCTGGCCTTGCAGAGTTTTGTAACTCGGCGGTTCAACGCCTTCGACCCGGTGGTTCTCTCGATCACGCGGCTGTCCACGGGAGACGGAGCGATCAACGTCATCCCGGAGAGCGTCGAGCTGGCTGCCACCATCCGCACCATGTCCCACGACTCCCTGGCAGTGCTCGAAGAAGGACTGCCGCGGGTTATCCACGGGGTGGCTGCAGCCCACGAGCTCACCGCAGACGTGAGTTTTGAAACGCTCTACCCGGTAACCGTGAATGATGCCGCCGAGACCGAAGCGGCGCTGGAAACACTGCGCGAAATCTACGGTGAACAGCGCGTAGCGGTCATGCCATCGCCCATGATGGGCTCCGAGGATTTCGCGTTCGTGCTCGACGAGGTTCCAGGCACCTTTATTGGCCTGTTGACGTCTCCACCCGAAATGAAGGCCGACGATATCGAATGGAATCACTCGCCACGGGTGGTTTTTGACGACTCCGTGCTCGCAGATCAGGCCGCAGCTCTGGCAGCCATCGCATTCAAGCGCACGGCCAGCTGA